In Silene latifolia isolate original U9 population chromosome X, ASM4854445v1, whole genome shotgun sequence, the following proteins share a genomic window:
- the LOC141619087 gene encoding putative LRR receptor-like serine/threonine-protein kinase At4g29180 yields MSSLFFPLLLLLFSLFSPSFSIPPYSFYINCGSSTEIRSDNQQWVPDKEYISAGANRNLHLSWVLPILSTVRSFPVYGNLNKKFCYEIGPIVRSAKYMVRTTYFYGGVNGPSYKNPPVFDQIVDGTLWGRVNTTDDYARNMSSYYEGVFQAVGKSISVCVGVNEVTDSDPFISAIELVMLGDSVYNSTDFGANALTLIARSNFGYTGPMIRSPEDQFDRFWQPFGANGPITGVSNVSVSGIWNLPPAKIFDTRLTVESGPLELQWPEGPLPSSTYYIAMYFADDRASPSHREFSISINDVPYINNLNATSSGVAVFATKWPLDGLTNLKFTPAAGSDSGPLINGGEIFNILLLGKRTLVRDVIALERVKSSLANPPEDWNGDPCFPAKYSWTGITCSNNGSRIRIISINLENMGLSGSLSPHIANLTALNTIVLRRNNLSGTIPFSLGSLKLLEILDLASNQLSGTIPSSLGDLKSLRELHLEHNNLSGTVPKSLLQKPGLNFTFTPGNRLSLPPGRKL; encoded by the exons ATGTCCTCTCTCTTCTTCcccctccttctcctcctcttcTCTCTCTTCTCCCCCTCATTCTCCATCCCTCCATACA GTTTTTACATAAATTGCGGGTCGTCGACTGAAATAAGATCTGATAATCAGCAATGGGTACCAGACAAGGAGTATATTTCCGCAGGCGCGAACAGAAACTTGCATTTGTCATGGGTTTTACCAATTCTATCAACTGTGAGATCATTTCCAGTATATGGGAATTTAAACAAGAAATTTTGTTATGAAATTGGTCCAATTGTTCGATCAGCTAAGTATATGGTTAGGACCACTTACTTTTATGGTGGAGTAAATGGGCCTAGCTATAAAAACCCGCCTGTTTTCGACCAAATAGTTGATGGGACTTTATGGGGTAGGGTGAATACTACAGATGATTATGCTCGTAATATGTCGAGTTATTATGAAGGGGTGTTTCAAGCTGTAGGGAAAAGTATTAGTGTTTGTGTTGGAGTTAATGAGGTTACTGATTCTGACCCGTTTATTTCTGCTATTGAGTTGGTAATGTTGGGGGATTCAGTGTATAATTCGACTGATTTTGGGGCGAATGCTTTGACTTTGATTGCTAGGAGCAATTTCGGGTATACTGGGCCTATGATTAG GTCACCAGAAGATCAGTTTGATCGGTTCTGGCAGCCTTTCGGAGCCAATGGTCCAATAACAGGTGTTTCAAATGTGTCTGTCTCGGGAATATGGAATCTGCCACCTGCTAAGATCTTTGACACACGCTTAACCGTGGAATCAGGACCATTGGAGCTTCAGTGGCCTGAAGGACCCCTTCCAAGTTCAACATACTATATAGCTATGTATTTTGCTGACGACCGAGCATCACCATCACACAGGGAATTTAGTATTAGTATAAATGATGTGCCTTACATCAATAACTTGAATGCGACATCATCCGGAGTAGCAGTTTTTGCTACTAAGTGGCCTCTTGATGGTTTGACAAACTTAAAGTTCACTCCAGCAGCCGGGTCAGATTCTGGTCCTCTTATAAATGGCGGAGAGATATTTAATATCTTGCTTCTTGGAAAGAGAACTCTTGTGCGCGATG TGATTGCATTAGAACGTGTAAAAAGCAGTCTAGCTAATCCTCCAGAAGATTGGAATGGTGACCCTTGTTTTCCTGCTAAATATTCTTGGACTGGGATTACATGCTCAAATAATGGTAGTCGTATTCGAATTATCTCGAT AAACCTGGAGAATATGGGCCTTTCAGGATCATTGTCGCCACACATTGCAAATCTGACAGCATTAAACACAAT AGTGCTTCGTAGAAATAATTTGTCTGGAACTATACCTTTCAGCCTTGGCAGCCTGAAGCTTCTAGAAATCCT GGATCTTGCAAGCAACCAGTTGAGTGGAACAATTCCTTCATCTTTAGGAGACCTTAAAAGCTTACGAGAACT GCATTTAGAGCACAATAACCTAAGCGGAACAGTCCCAAAAAGCCTCCTTCAAAAACCAGGGCTAAACTTTAC ATTTACGCCTGGTAACCGCCTTTCACTACCGCCTGGACGAAAGCTTTGA
- the LOC141619096 gene encoding uncharacterized protein LOC141619096, with protein sequence MSKTITASEGSTEAVDYIDVESVISISSSSSYDKDEMDLGPEFEFLSVNNSLQGDNNTMLSADELFFEGKLLPFWQITDASQKLSKIKLKTSVEEFDNIEKNSGIVLGRDEKEPRIWFVDDDPSPKPPNCTVLWKELLRLKKQKGSSSSTLSPSSSSSSSSSSSSGSALGEAAAVEESEKEKKSKKGLERTKSATFRIRPMVNVPICANTGKTTTSLPPLFPIRKSKIRVKSTS encoded by the coding sequence ATGTCAAAAACTATAACAGCATCAGAAGGATCAACAGAAGCAGTAGATTACATCGACGTCGAAAGCGTCATTTCTATCAGTTCAAGCTCATCTTATGACAAAGATGAGATGGATTTAGGTCCGGAATTCGAGTTTCTTTCGGTTAACAACAGTTTACAAGGAGATAATAACACAATGTTGTCTGCTGATGAACTGTTTTTTGAAGGAAAACTTCTCCCATTTTGGCAAATAACTGATGCATCTCAAAAACTAAGTAAAATCAAGCTAAAAACATCGGTCGAAGAATTCGACAACATTGAGAAAAACAGTGGGATTGTATTAGGAAGAGATGAGAAAGAGCCAAGGATATGGTTTGTGGATGATGACCCATCACCAAAGCCACCAAATTGTACAGTTTTGTGGAAAGAATTGTTAAGGTTAAAGAAACAGAAGGGTAGTAGTAGTTCCACATTGTCACCGTCCTCGTCGTCGTCCTCGTCCTCATCCTCGTCTTCTGGTAGCGCACTAGGAGAGGCTGCTGCGGTTGAAGAAAGCGAAAAGGAGAAGAAGAGTAAAAAGGGTTTAGAGAGGACTAAATCTGCTACATTTAGAATTAGGCCTATGGTTAATGTACCCATTTGTGCTAATACTGGTAAAACTACTACCTCTTTACCTCCTCTTTTTCCTATCAGAAAATCTAAGATCAGAGTTAAGAGCACTTCTTAA